In one window of Streptomyces sp. FXJ1.172 DNA:
- the iolC gene encoding 5-dehydro-2-deoxygluconokinase produces the protein MPFEVLTIGRVGVDVYPLQTGVGLAEVTSFGKYLGGSPTNVAVAAARYGHTAAVITKTGRDPFGDFVRTALDGYGVDTGFVGTSDIAPTPVTFCEIFPPDDFPLYFYRRPKAPDLDIRPGELDLDAVRGARVFWMTGTGLSEEPSRSATLAALEHRARAGITVFDLDWRPMFWHAPDRARACYATALRHTTVAVGNSEECEVATGEREPYAAAQALLAAGVELAVVKQGPKGVLAMDRGGRAVEVAPVAVEVVNGLGAGDAFGGALCHGLLSGWDTRRTIAFANAAGAIVAGRLACAEAMPAAAEVEAKLREAALAPTTGRKA, from the coding sequence ATGCCGTTCGAGGTGCTGACCATCGGCCGTGTGGGAGTGGACGTGTATCCGCTTCAGACGGGTGTGGGGCTGGCGGAGGTCACGTCGTTCGGCAAGTACCTGGGCGGGTCGCCGACGAACGTCGCGGTGGCCGCCGCCCGCTACGGACACACGGCCGCCGTGATCACCAAGACCGGCCGCGACCCGTTCGGGGACTTCGTGCGCACCGCGCTGGACGGCTACGGCGTGGACACCGGCTTCGTGGGGACGTCGGACATCGCGCCGACCCCGGTGACGTTCTGCGAGATCTTCCCGCCGGACGACTTCCCGCTCTACTTCTACCGCCGTCCCAAGGCCCCCGACCTGGACATCCGCCCGGGCGAGCTGGACCTGGACGCGGTGCGCGGCGCGCGCGTGTTCTGGATGACCGGGACCGGCCTGAGCGAGGAGCCCAGCCGCTCGGCCACCCTTGCCGCCCTGGAGCACCGGGCCAGGGCCGGGATCACCGTCTTCGACCTCGACTGGCGGCCGATGTTCTGGCACGCCCCGGACCGGGCCCGCGCCTGCTACGCCACGGCGCTGCGGCACACCACGGTCGCCGTCGGCAACAGCGAGGAGTGCGAGGTCGCCACCGGCGAACGCGAGCCGTATGCCGCCGCGCAGGCGCTGCTGGCCGCCGGTGTCGAGCTGGCGGTGGTCAAGCAGGGCCCCAAGGGTGTGCTGGCGATGGACCGCGGCGGCAGGGCCGTGGAGGTGGCGCCGGTCGCGGTGGAGGTGGTCAACGGGCTCGGCGCCGGTGACGCCTTCGGCGGGGCGCTGTGCCACGGCCTGCTGTCGGGCTGGGACACCCGGCGCACGATCGCCTTCGCCAACGCCGCCGGCGCGATCGTCGCGGGCCGCCTGGCCTGCGCGGAGGCGATGCCGGCCGCGGCCGAGGTCGAGGCCAAGCTCCGCGAGGCCGCCCTGGCCCCCACCACCGGACGAAAGGCGTGA
- a CDS encoding ferredoxin, with product MSWQLHIDSGRCIGSGMCAGAAPDLFALDADHAHPVNEHIAENDDRALEAADICPMLAITVRDAEGREIEPRT from the coding sequence ATGAGCTGGCAGCTGCACATCGACTCCGGTCGCTGCATCGGCTCCGGGATGTGCGCCGGAGCGGCACCGGACCTGTTCGCTCTCGACGCCGACCACGCGCACCCCGTGAACGAGCACATCGCGGAGAACGACGACCGCGCCCTGGAGGCCGCCGACATCTGCCCGATGCTGGCGATCACGGTCCGGGACGCGGAGGGAAGGGAGATCGAGCCCCGCACATAA
- a CDS encoding cytochrome P450, whose amino-acid sequence MTAIDTPLAYPFNSSRDLALSEAYERARDTPGLLRVQLPYGEPAWLATRYADARLVLGDQRFSRALALEHDEPRASEGRRDSGILSMDPPDHTQLRSLVAKAFTVRQVEKLRPNVKELTSTLLDEMEAAGPPVDLVDHYALPIPVAVICRLLGVPEEDRPRFRTWSDAALSTSSLTAEEFDRNRDELRAYMAQLITAHRAQPQDDLMTALIDARDHDDRLSELELVDLCVGILVAGHETTATQIPNFVLTLLDHPEALSRLRAEPTLITSAIEELLRFVPLGSGASQPRYAKEDTEVGGTLVRTGEPVLVAVGAANRDALRFTEAGALDISRSGNAHLGFGHGVHHCLGAPLARLELQEAIGALMARFPRLHVAGDITWKTEMLVRGPRVLPVGW is encoded by the coding sequence GTGACGGCAATCGACACCCCCCTCGCCTATCCCTTCAACTCCAGCCGGGACCTGGCCCTGTCCGAGGCGTACGAACGTGCCCGTGACACCCCAGGACTGTTGCGCGTCCAGCTGCCGTACGGGGAGCCGGCCTGGCTGGCCACCCGTTACGCGGACGCCCGGCTGGTCCTCGGCGACCAGCGCTTCAGCCGCGCCCTGGCCCTCGAACACGACGAGCCGCGTGCCTCCGAAGGCCGGCGGGACAGCGGGATCCTCAGCATGGATCCGCCCGACCACACCCAGCTGCGGTCCCTGGTCGCCAAGGCCTTCACCGTCCGCCAGGTCGAGAAACTCCGCCCGAACGTCAAGGAGTTGACGTCCACGCTGCTGGACGAGATGGAAGCGGCGGGGCCCCCGGTCGACCTGGTCGACCACTACGCCCTGCCCATCCCGGTCGCGGTGATCTGCCGACTCCTCGGGGTGCCTGAGGAGGACCGCCCGCGCTTCCGTACGTGGAGCGACGCGGCGCTGTCCACCAGCTCCCTGACCGCCGAGGAGTTCGACCGCAATCGCGACGAGCTGCGGGCGTACATGGCCCAGCTGATCACCGCCCACCGTGCGCAGCCGCAGGACGATCTGATGACGGCTCTGATCGACGCGCGCGATCACGACGACCGGCTGTCCGAGCTGGAGCTTGTCGACCTGTGCGTGGGCATCCTCGTCGCCGGCCACGAGACCACCGCCACCCAGATCCCCAACTTCGTTCTCACCCTCCTCGACCATCCCGAGGCGCTGTCCCGACTGCGCGCCGAGCCCACACTCATCACCAGCGCGATCGAGGAGCTGCTGCGGTTCGTCCCCCTGGGCAGCGGCGCGAGTCAGCCCCGCTACGCCAAGGAGGACACCGAGGTCGGCGGCACGCTGGTGCGCACCGGGGAACCGGTACTGGTCGCCGTCGGCGCGGCCAACCGCGACGCGCTGCGCTTCACCGAGGCCGGCGCCCTCGACATCTCCCGCAGCGGCAACGCCCACCTGGGCTTCGGCCACGGTGTGCACCACTGCCTCGGGGCTCCCCTGGCACGCCTCGAACTCCAGGAGGCCATCGGCGCGCTGATGGCACGGTTCCCCCGGCTGCACGTCGCCGGCGACATCACCTGGAAGACCGAGATGCTGGTACGCGGTCCCCGCGTCCTGCCGGTGGGCTGGTGA
- a CDS encoding TetR/AcrR family transcriptional regulator has protein sequence MDTSEHTRDEERPGGGPLNEDLPHRPRDARGTRTRILHAAGAVFAERGYEAATVRDIAGRAGVNQALIFRYFGSKKALLTEVMAQGGKEQLRQTPPERLFETALRGVLEEGGKPDSDRLLAVYLRSIGSADAAPDTVRALGEEYAAALAGLSSADDSELRAQLAMAWLLGIGLMRVVVGQEPLASAEPDDICGHVLTALEGLLRDGKAPGGRADAGE, from the coding sequence GTGGACACCAGCGAGCACACGCGGGATGAGGAGCGGCCCGGCGGCGGCCCGCTGAACGAGGACCTTCCGCACCGCCCGCGTGACGCCCGGGGTACCCGTACGCGCATTCTCCACGCGGCCGGCGCGGTCTTCGCCGAGCGTGGGTACGAGGCCGCGACGGTCCGTGACATCGCTGGCCGTGCCGGGGTGAACCAAGCGCTCATATTCCGCTATTTCGGATCGAAGAAGGCCCTGCTCACCGAGGTCATGGCGCAGGGGGGCAAGGAGCAGTTGCGCCAAACCCCGCCGGAGCGGCTGTTCGAGACCGCGCTGCGCGGTGTCCTGGAGGAAGGCGGCAAACCCGACTCCGACCGGTTGCTGGCCGTCTACCTGCGCTCGATCGGCAGCGCCGACGCCGCCCCGGACACCGTCCGCGCGCTGGGGGAGGAGTACGCCGCCGCGCTCGCCGGTCTGTCGTCGGCCGACGACAGCGAGCTGCGCGCCCAGCTCGCCATGGCCTGGCTGCTCGGCATCGGCCTGATGCGGGTCGTGGTCGGCCAGGAACCACTGGCGAGCGCGGAACCGGACGACATCTGCGGCCACGTGCTCACGGCGCTCGAAGGGCTCCTGCGGGACGGGAAGGCGCCCGGGGGCCGAGCGGATGCAGGGGAGTGA
- a CDS encoding pyridoxamine 5'-phosphate oxidase family protein, translated as MPKQGPAKQPTSELDSRYSSALNPRPGAADVTATDWSEAQRRLSAAEIFWVSTVRPDGRLHVTPVIAAWHDGALYFSTGAEEQKARNLAHDSHCALTTGGNSLSEGLDLVVVGQAEPVADPALLEEVIAAYEAKYGAHITSPEGTFHGIGDAFRKGRAMVFAVVPDTAYGFGRRDGVYTHTRWAF; from the coding sequence ATGCCGAAACAGGGACCCGCCAAGCAGCCCACGTCCGAGCTGGACTCCCGCTACAGCTCCGCGCTCAACCCCCGCCCGGGTGCCGCGGACGTCACCGCCACCGACTGGTCCGAGGCCCAGCGGCGGCTGTCCGCCGCCGAGATCTTCTGGGTGTCCACAGTACGACCCGACGGCCGGCTGCACGTCACCCCCGTGATCGCCGCTTGGCACGACGGGGCGCTGTACTTCTCCACCGGCGCGGAGGAGCAGAAGGCGAGGAACCTCGCTCACGACAGCCACTGCGCACTGACCACCGGCGGCAACTCGCTCAGCGAAGGCCTTGACCTCGTGGTCGTGGGCCAGGCCGAGCCGGTCGCCGATCCCGCCCTGCTGGAGGAGGTCATCGCCGCATACGAGGCGAAGTACGGGGCGCACATCACCTCGCCCGAGGGCACCTTCCACGGGATCGGGGACGCGTTCCGCAAGGGGCGCGCGATGGTGTTCGCGGTGGTCCCGGACACGGCGTACGGCTTCGGCAGGCGCGACGGGGTCTACACCCATACACGGTGGGCGTTCTGA
- a CDS encoding alpha/beta hydrolase: MSLTGTPFFVLLIAATALCVAGTMVLWSRLRGPQSLRWLLRLTMIGLCQLTAISVVATWINNDYGLYASWDDLLGRDNAPVAMPGPPPDRAKFTHSDTGMLDTYFRGQHSQLSGQVIVWTPPQYNQPRYRHTRFPVVLLLHGVPGSPASWLEHGGMPGDFQRLMNAGTSHPFILAMPVVDPGGVDTDCTDQPNRKVATWMARDVPELISHKFRTLPGARSWGVMGFSTGGFCAAGLPLAYPKVFGAGAALDPDPLTGDTGVITDPVSRERTSPTYMVRHSTASVSLFLATSAEDRLSPPHYIQQFAKAAAPTGVRTQTIVLPDGGHNYNTWTRLYPAAFSFLSHHTSAPKG; encoded by the coding sequence ATGAGTCTGACGGGGACGCCGTTTTTCGTCCTGCTGATCGCGGCCACCGCATTGTGCGTGGCCGGCACCATGGTGCTCTGGTCACGGCTCCGGGGGCCCCAGTCGCTGCGCTGGCTGCTCCGGCTGACCATGATCGGCCTGTGCCAGCTCACCGCGATCTCGGTGGTCGCGACCTGGATCAACAACGACTACGGCCTCTACGCCTCCTGGGACGACCTGCTGGGCAGGGACAACGCGCCCGTCGCCATGCCCGGCCCGCCGCCCGACCGCGCGAAGTTCACCCACAGCGACACAGGGATGCTGGACACCTACTTCCGTGGTCAGCACTCACAGCTGTCCGGGCAGGTCATCGTATGGACGCCGCCGCAGTACAACCAGCCCCGATACCGCCACACGCGCTTCCCGGTCGTGCTGCTCCTGCACGGAGTGCCGGGCAGCCCCGCATCCTGGCTGGAACACGGCGGCATGCCCGGGGACTTCCAGCGCCTGATGAACGCGGGCACCTCACACCCGTTCATCCTGGCCATGCCGGTGGTCGACCCGGGCGGTGTGGACACCGACTGCACCGATCAGCCGAACCGGAAGGTCGCCACCTGGATGGCGCGTGACGTGCCGGAACTGATCAGCCACAAGTTCCGCACCCTCCCCGGCGCCAGGAGCTGGGGCGTCATGGGCTTCTCCACCGGAGGCTTCTGCGCCGCGGGGCTGCCCTTGGCCTACCCGAAGGTCTTCGGAGCCGGCGCCGCACTGGATCCCGACCCGTTGACCGGCGACACGGGCGTCATCACGGACCCGGTGTCACGCGAACGCACCAGCCCAACGTACATGGTCAGGCACAGCACCGCATCGGTGAGCCTGTTCCTGGCCACATCGGCCGAGGACCGGCTCAGCCCGCCGCACTACATCCAGCAGTTCGCGAAGGCGGCCGCCCCCACCGGGGTCCGGACGCAGACCATCGTGCTGCCCGACGGCGGCCACAACTACAACACCTGGACACGGTTGTACCCGGCGGCCTTCAGCTTCCTCAGCCACCACACCAGCGCACCGAAGGGATGA
- a CDS encoding GNAT family N-acetyltransferase: MVNAWTTRAEAPGDIPAIREVNLAAFGTPLEADLVDALRADASWIEGLSVVTTAADGTVVGHALLTRCHIADTPALCLAPVAVRPGHQRTGAGSAAVHAVLQAAEGRGECHVVVLGDPSFYSRFGFGRASEHGIGVSIDVPDEALMALTLDPGRPLPSGVVRYAAPFGI, encoded by the coding sequence ATGGTCAACGCCTGGACCACGCGCGCCGAGGCGCCCGGCGACATCCCCGCCATCCGCGAGGTCAACCTCGCGGCCTTCGGCACTCCTCTGGAGGCCGACCTCGTGGACGCGCTGCGCGCCGACGCCTCCTGGATCGAGGGCCTGTCCGTCGTCACCACGGCCGCGGACGGTACGGTCGTCGGTCATGCCCTCCTCACGCGCTGCCACATCGCAGACACCCCGGCGCTGTGTCTGGCACCCGTGGCCGTACGCCCTGGACATCAGCGCACCGGCGCCGGCTCTGCCGCCGTCCACGCCGTCCTCCAGGCCGCCGAGGGCAGGGGCGAGTGCCACGTCGTCGTCCTCGGAGACCCGTCGTTCTACTCGCGCTTCGGCTTCGGCCGGGCCTCGGAGCATGGCATCGGCGTCAGCATCGACGTCCCCGACGAGGCCCTGATGGCCCTCACCCTGGACCCGGGCCGTCCGCTGCCCAGCGGCGTCGTGCGCTATGCCGCGCCGTTCGGCATCTGA
- a CDS encoding GNAT family N-acetyltransferase, with protein sequence MTAVPATVRTATASDLKAVADIYTHYVRHSVATFEEIPPTVAHWKQRLDDLSGRKLPFLVAESDGAVTGFAHASPWRPKPAYRNTVEDTIYLAPDATGLGLGTALLEAVITESARAGMRQMIAVIADTGSEASRALHRRFGFTDAGHLVGVGHKHGRWIDTFLMQRTLTAGHDPQVR encoded by the coding sequence ATGACAGCAGTCCCGGCGACCGTCCGCACGGCGACCGCCTCCGACCTCAAGGCCGTGGCCGACATATACACGCACTACGTCCGCCACAGCGTGGCCACCTTCGAGGAGATCCCGCCGACCGTCGCCCACTGGAAGCAACGGCTGGACGACCTGTCCGGACGGAAACTGCCCTTTCTCGTCGCCGAGTCGGACGGAGCGGTGACCGGCTTCGCCCATGCGTCGCCCTGGCGTCCGAAGCCGGCGTACCGGAACACGGTGGAGGACACCATCTACCTCGCGCCCGACGCCACCGGCCTGGGCCTCGGCACGGCCCTGCTCGAGGCGGTCATCACCGAGTCCGCCAGGGCGGGCATGCGGCAGATGATCGCCGTCATCGCCGACACCGGCAGTGAGGCCTCCCGCGCCCTGCACCGCCGCTTCGGCTTCACAGACGCCGGCCACCTGGTGGGGGTCGGCCACAAACACGGCCGCTGGATCGACACCTTCCTCATGCAACGCACGCTGACCGCGGGGCACGACCCTCAGGTACGGTGA
- a CDS encoding helix-turn-helix domain-containing protein has translation MLDLVTLGGRVQRLRHGLGLTLQQLADAAAVSVSMLSSVERSQKAPTVVVLARIADGLGVPLAELVAEPDDLRVIVRRAAEQDTVEEPGGWRRTILTPVVPGVNFEWIRTVLPPGCDAGEFPAYASGSHEFIAVESGTLRLTLADRSVDLGAGDSVYFAADVIHSYANPGPTPCSYCVAALIMRPRGAR, from the coding sequence ATGCTGGATCTCGTGACCCTGGGCGGCCGTGTGCAGAGGCTGCGGCACGGGCTCGGCCTGACTCTGCAGCAGCTCGCGGATGCGGCCGCGGTGAGTGTGAGCATGCTGTCGTCGGTCGAGCGCAGCCAGAAGGCGCCCACCGTCGTCGTCCTCGCGCGCATCGCCGACGGCTTGGGCGTCCCGCTCGCCGAGCTGGTCGCCGAGCCGGACGACCTGCGCGTGATCGTGCGCCGCGCCGCCGAGCAGGACACGGTCGAGGAGCCGGGTGGCTGGCGCCGGACGATCCTGACCCCCGTGGTGCCCGGGGTGAACTTCGAGTGGATCCGTACTGTCCTGCCCCCGGGCTGCGACGCCGGCGAGTTCCCCGCCTATGCCTCGGGCTCGCATGAGTTCATCGCCGTGGAATCCGGCACCCTGCGCCTCACACTGGCCGACCGGTCCGTGGACCTCGGTGCCGGTGACTCGGTGTACTTTGCGGCCGACGTCATCCACAGCTATGCCAACCCCGGACCGACACCGTGCTCGTACTGCGTCGCGGCACTCATCATGCGTCCCCGGGGCGCGAGGTAA
- a CDS encoding GNAT family N-acetyltransferase, translating into MTSLILAPWSDQGLDVLHRQNTAELMEHLGGPETAEQLLRRHERYFSLADGQMFLAVLDGRAVGSVGYWTREWDGQRIYETGYGILPEYQGRGFAAEAVRLCAERAAREGSRPWLHAFPSVHHGASNAVCRKAGFELLGECEFEYPPGNFIRSNNWRLALSGPRY; encoded by the coding sequence ATGACGTCTCTCATACTCGCGCCGTGGTCCGATCAAGGGCTCGACGTGCTCCATCGGCAGAACACCGCCGAGTTGATGGAACACCTCGGAGGCCCGGAGACCGCCGAACAGCTTCTGCGCCGTCACGAGCGGTACTTCAGCCTTGCCGATGGCCAAATGTTCCTGGCAGTCCTGGACGGCCGGGCGGTCGGCTCGGTCGGGTACTGGACGCGGGAGTGGGACGGGCAGCGGATCTACGAGACCGGGTACGGCATCCTCCCCGAGTACCAGGGCCGGGGCTTCGCGGCCGAGGCCGTTCGTCTCTGCGCTGAACGGGCCGCCCGGGAGGGTTCGCGCCCATGGCTGCATGCTTTCCCCTCCGTGCACCATGGCGCGTCCAACGCGGTGTGCCGGAAAGCGGGATTCGAATTGCTGGGAGAGTGCGAGTTCGAGTATCCGCCCGGAAATTTCATCCGGTCCAATAATTGGCGGCTCGCGCTCAGCGGTCCTCGGTATTGA
- a CDS encoding methyltransferase family protein, with product MGSLHSALVVLIGICVLVFYAAWIVGAVYFGVKSHAGVRGWWRGQRRTFPRRVLLVAGVYVFSVLLSHSRSFWRHLRYWQPELALLGAALAVASTALLLWARWVLGTMWASVPTVREHHELRTDGPYGLVRHPIYTGLLGLVTGGMLACGFGVWVAVLIVAVPWLLLRVRAEDRLMAGRFGTAYEAYRAHVPALIPWIRHGGSPAAPVRGARS from the coding sequence ATGGGATCGCTTCATTCGGCGCTGGTCGTGCTCATCGGAATCTGCGTCCTGGTCTTTTACGCAGCCTGGATCGTCGGTGCCGTCTACTTCGGCGTGAAGAGCCACGCCGGTGTGCGCGGCTGGTGGCGCGGACAGCGGCGTACGTTCCCCCGCCGGGTCCTCCTGGTCGCGGGTGTCTACGTGTTCTCCGTTCTGCTCAGCCACTCGCGAAGCTTCTGGCGGCACCTGCGGTACTGGCAACCCGAGCTGGCCCTCCTGGGGGCCGCGCTCGCCGTCGCCTCCACCGCCCTGCTGCTGTGGGCCCGGTGGGTGCTGGGCACGATGTGGGCCAGCGTCCCCACGGTCCGGGAACACCACGAACTCCGCACGGACGGCCCCTACGGGCTGGTCCGCCACCCCATCTACACAGGCCTGCTCGGCCTCGTCACCGGCGGCATGCTGGCCTGTGGCTTCGGCGTCTGGGTGGCCGTCCTCATAGTCGCCGTTCCCTGGCTGCTCCTGCGGGTCCGGGCCGAGGACCGTCTGATGGCCGGGCGGTTCGGCACGGCCTACGAGGCCTACCGCGCCCATGTCCCGGCACTGATTCCCTGGATCCGGCACGGGGGCTCACCCGCCGCCCCTGTGCGCGGCGCCCGCTCATGA
- a CDS encoding S1 family peptidase encodes MTQRRTTLTTRALTGASVVVLTAGAALLPGAGSAAAAPASAAATPSAARAASAAALVARLGDRAAGSYYDAAAHQFVVNITDPSAASQVLGTGAVPRTVRYTTSQLHAALGTLTQRARIAGTAWSIDPRQDKVVVTVDPTVTGAKRTRLNSVIHSLGDKVLVRRATSAFKPLIAGGDAIWGSGVRCSLGFNVTVNGAPYFLTAGHCGNASSTWSDSQGGGEVGQTVDSQFPGTDYALVQYDDSSSDHASVVDLYDGSSQQITHAADAYVGESVQRSGSTSGVHGGTVNGLDATVNYQEGSVSGLIDTDVCAEPGDSGGALFDADAAIGLTSGGSGDCTSGGETFFQPVPAALSAEGATLP; translated from the coding sequence ATGACGCAACGCCGAACGACTCTCACCACCCGCGCGCTGACCGGAGCGAGCGTCGTCGTCCTCACGGCCGGCGCGGCCCTGCTCCCCGGTGCCGGATCGGCCGCGGCCGCCCCCGCGTCCGCAGCGGCCACCCCGTCCGCGGCCCGAGCCGCGTCCGCCGCGGCCCTCGTCGCACGGCTGGGTGACCGCGCTGCCGGTTCCTACTACGACGCCGCGGCCCACCAGTTCGTCGTCAACATCACCGACCCGTCCGCGGCGAGCCAGGTCCTCGGCACCGGTGCCGTGCCCAGAACCGTGCGCTACACCACGAGCCAACTCCACGCCGCGCTCGGCACGTTGACCCAGCGGGCCCGGATCGCGGGCACCGCCTGGTCGATCGACCCCCGCCAGGACAAGGTGGTCGTGACGGTCGACCCGACGGTCACCGGTGCCAAGCGCACCCGGCTGAACTCCGTGATCCACTCGCTCGGCGACAAGGTCCTCGTACGGCGGGCCACTTCCGCGTTCAAGCCGCTGATCGCGGGCGGCGACGCCATCTGGGGCAGCGGCGTGCGCTGCTCCCTCGGGTTCAACGTGACGGTGAACGGCGCCCCGTACTTCCTGACCGCGGGGCACTGCGGCAACGCCTCCTCGACGTGGTCCGACTCGCAGGGCGGCGGGGAGGTCGGCCAGACCGTCGACTCACAGTTCCCCGGTACCGACTACGCCCTGGTCCAGTACGACGACTCGAGCAGTGACCACGCCAGCGTCGTCGACCTCTACGACGGCAGCAGCCAGCAGATCACCCACGCCGCCGACGCCTACGTGGGCGAGTCGGTCCAGCGCAGCGGCAGCACCTCGGGCGTCCACGGCGGGACGGTCAACGGGCTCGACGCGACCGTGAACTACCAGGAGGGCTCGGTCTCCGGCCTCATCGACACCGATGTGTGCGCCGAACCCGGCGACAGCGGCGGCGCGCTCTTCGACGCCGACGCGGCCATCGGGCTGACCTCGGGTGGCAGCGGTGACTGCACGTCCGGCGGCGAGACCTTCTTCCAGCCGGTGCCGGCGGCGCTGAGCGCGGAGGGGGCCACTCTTCCGTAG
- a CDS encoding LURP-one-related/scramblase family protein translates to MRYLVRDRMLAFHEEAWVETEHREKLFKVDRKLLRLRTTFDFVDTEGNQVASIVKKALTFHHTILIKQNGETVGRISKRTFRIFADRFKVSLRGGRRLRIAGNLWDREFDIADDSGTLAHISRRWFTIRDAYAIDVMSEPDWLLLIILAVCVDHIIEDREGEQLTNL, encoded by the coding sequence ATGCGTTACCTGGTACGCGACCGCATGCTGGCTTTCCACGAGGAGGCATGGGTCGAGACGGAACACCGGGAGAAGCTGTTCAAGGTCGACCGCAAACTGCTGCGGCTGCGCACCACGTTCGACTTCGTCGACACCGAGGGCAATCAGGTGGCGAGCATCGTCAAGAAGGCGCTCACCTTCCACCACACGATCCTCATCAAGCAGAACGGCGAGACCGTGGGCCGCATCAGCAAGCGGACGTTCCGGATCTTCGCCGACCGCTTCAAGGTGAGCCTGCGCGGCGGGCGCCGGCTGCGCATCGCCGGCAACCTCTGGGACCGCGAGTTCGACATAGCGGACGACAGTGGCACCCTGGCCCACATCTCGCGCCGCTGGTTCACCATCCGCGACGCCTACGCGATCGACGTGATGAGCGAACCGGACTGGCTGCTGCTGATCATCCTCGCAGTGTGCGTGGACCACATCATCGAGGACCGCGAGGGTGAACAGCTCACCAACCTGTGA
- a CDS encoding metal-dependent hydrolase → MMGHSHAVSGALLFAGTAPYLPPALLHTHLSPQEMLMGTVLCAGAALLPDLDHHDGTIANFLGPVSRLLCRFVAFVSGGHRHATHSLFFVAFMAVGTWAGIAYLGRPFTLGMCFLLLALAVRALNLCPPGHGFHAWGTNVALAALGTAAIAKFIPSAPGWLPYVIGLGCLAHLLGDSITKQGAPWLWPLKTRYEIVLIKSSGNKLETEILTPLMGAGTIALLWLTVLSPHPLH, encoded by the coding sequence ATGATGGGCCATTCGCACGCCGTGAGCGGCGCCCTGCTGTTCGCCGGCACCGCTCCGTACCTGCCACCCGCGCTGCTGCACACGCACCTGTCGCCCCAGGAGATGCTCATGGGCACGGTACTGTGCGCGGGCGCCGCACTTCTGCCCGACCTGGACCACCACGACGGCACGATCGCGAACTTCCTCGGTCCGGTCTCGCGACTGCTGTGCCGCTTTGTCGCCTTCGTCTCCGGAGGCCATCGCCACGCCACCCACTCCCTGTTCTTCGTCGCCTTCATGGCTGTGGGCACCTGGGCCGGAATCGCCTATCTGGGCAGGCCGTTCACGCTCGGGATGTGCTTCCTCCTGCTGGCGCTGGCGGTACGGGCACTCAATCTCTGCCCGCCCGGCCATGGTTTCCATGCCTGGGGCACCAATGTGGCCCTGGCCGCTCTGGGCACCGCGGCCATCGCCAAGTTCATCCCCTCCGCTCCTGGTTGGCTGCCCTACGTCATCGGACTCGGCTGCCTGGCCCATCTCCTCGGAGACTCCATCACCAAACAGGGCGCACCCTGGCTGTGGCCGCTGAAGACGCGCTACGAGATCGTGCTGATCAAGAGCAGCGGCAACAAGCTGGAGACCGAGATACTGACGCCGCTGATGGGCGCCGGGACCATCGCCCTGCTCTGGCTGACCGTCCTTTCGCCCCACCCCCTGCACTGA
- a CDS encoding CBS domain-containing protein yields the protein MAGAPTAVTAEASVTSVAQVMRDQGIGLVLVMDDDDLMGLVSDRDLLVGAVADGADPQRMPVAQALHGELITSTWTRTWRRRRRRSASTRPGMPR from the coding sequence ATGGCCGGTGCTCCGACAGCCGTGACTGCCGAGGCCTCTGTGACCTCAGTGGCTCAGGTGATGCGCGACCAGGGCATCGGCCTGGTTCTGGTGATGGACGACGACGATCTGATGGGGTTGGTCAGTGATCGTGACCTCCTGGTCGGCGCCGTCGCGGACGGAGCCGACCCCCAGCGGATGCCCGTCGCCCAGGCCCTGCACGGGGAGCTGATCACGTCGACGTGGACGAGGACCTGGAGACGGCGACGAAGACGATCCGCGAGCACTCGGCCCGGTATGCCGCGGTGA